One window from the genome of Pelorhabdus rhamnosifermentans encodes:
- a CDS encoding response regulator transcription factor, with amino-acid sequence MKILLVEDEECLLEAVSHILREKGYKVDQAVNGDKGLDMALKGDYDILIVDYMLPKRDGMSLLREFRSSNLDTPVVFLTARDAPEDRVKALDAGADDYIVKPFSVDELLARLRVLTRRKNQNLLNEKVEAAGWILEPLSGRVTKGTEHITLTVKESSLLELLMRNYGIVLSKERILERVWGYYSDIAIDNVNLYIYYLRKKLGARYIKTVRGFGYCLKADSNVCQAEFCQPKRKSMKK; translated from the coding sequence ATGAAAATTCTTTTAGTAGAAGACGAAGAGTGTTTGTTAGAAGCGGTATCCCATATTTTGAGGGAAAAAGGTTATAAAGTTGATCAAGCGGTGAATGGGGATAAAGGCTTAGACATGGCGCTCAAAGGTGACTATGATATTTTAATTGTAGACTATATGCTTCCCAAACGGGATGGCATGTCGCTCTTGCGGGAATTCCGTAGTTCCAATTTGGACACGCCTGTCGTTTTTTTAACGGCAAGAGATGCCCCCGAAGATCGTGTCAAAGCTCTAGACGCGGGGGCGGATGATTATATTGTTAAACCTTTTTCTGTAGATGAGTTGCTTGCTCGTCTTCGTGTTTTAACTCGTCGGAAAAATCAAAATCTGTTAAATGAAAAAGTGGAAGCAGCTGGTTGGATATTAGAGCCCCTATCAGGTCGGGTAACAAAGGGTACGGAACATATTACACTGACTGTCAAAGAGTCATCACTCCTAGAATTGTTAATGCGTAATTATGGTATCGTGTTGAGCAAAGAGCGTATTTTGGAAAGAGTCTGGGGTTATTATTCGGATATTGCAATAGATAATGTTAATCTCTATATTTACTATCTTCGCAAAAAATTGGGTGCGCGCTATATTAAAACGGTGCGAGGCTTTGGCTATTGTCTGAAAGCTGACAGTAATGTATGCCAAGCCGAATTTTGTCAACCTAAGCGCAAATCCATGAAAAAATAG
- a CDS encoding response regulator gives MSINIVIADDHVLLRQSIKSVLELEPDMRVVGEAADGEETMIIVQGKKPDIVLLDMNMPKFNGLEVTKLLMLSHSRSKVIILTINSDENDVLELIEAGASGYLLKDIESGMLVRVIRTVYEGKSFIYPDLG, from the coding sequence ATGTCTATTAACATTGTTATTGCTGATGATCATGTGCTGCTAAGGCAGAGTATCAAAAGTGTCCTGGAATTAGAACCTGATATGCGTGTTGTCGGTGAAGCAGCTGACGGAGAAGAGACGATGATAATAGTTCAGGGAAAAAAACCAGACATTGTTTTGCTTGATATGAATATGCCAAAATTCAATGGTCTTGAAGTGACGAAGCTATTAATGCTGTCACACTCACGAAGCAAAGTGATTATTTTAACAATTAATAGTGATGAAAATGATGTGTTGGAATTGATCGAAGCCGGCGCTTCCGGCTATCTATTAAAAGATATTGAATCAGGAATGCTTGTCCGGGTCATTCGAACGGTGTATGAGGGGAAATCTTTTATTTACCCGGACTTGGGCTAA
- a CDS encoding winged helix-turn-helix domain-containing protein — translation MKKIILNLITTFYIYNLRKKLGARYIKTVRGFGYCLQADSNVCQAEFCQSKRKSIKNN, via the coding sequence ATGAAAAAAATAATTTTAAACCTGATCACTACTTTCTATATTTACAATCTTCGCAAAAAGTTGGGTGCACGTTATATTAAAACAGTGCGAGGCTTTGGCTATTGTCTGCAAGCTGACAGTAATGTATGCCAAGCCGAATTTTGTCAATCTAAGCGCAAATCTATAAAAAATAATTAA
- the lpxA gene encoding acyl-ACP--UDP-N-acetylglucosamine O-acyltransferase — MEMALAFPKVNKTAILCPGAMLGENVEIGHGTIIGKNVIIGNGTKIGAYAVIDGQTTIGKNCVIHSHVSIGSESSNPNFKDQQGSVRIGNNTQIREYVTITRSIGSGQETQIGSNCLLSAYSHVSHNCIIGNSVIMSNAVNLAEYVTIEDRATIGGITTIHSYVKIGRGVMVGGISKVVENIPPFLMVSGNPVKAFGLNNIGMKRAGIIEKNRRILKKAYKILYFSGLELSHAIELLEQQPILCEELECFMTFLHNNHGGICSVAHESKTNLKQANG, encoded by the coding sequence ATGGAAATGGCATTGGCTTTTCCTAAAGTAAACAAAACAGCGATACTTTGCCCTGGTGCTATGCTTGGGGAAAATGTTGAAATTGGTCATGGCACTATCATTGGGAAAAACGTTATTATCGGAAATGGTACTAAAATTGGGGCATACGCGGTTATCGATGGTCAGACAACGATAGGAAAAAACTGCGTTATTCATTCACATGTATCCATTGGTTCTGAATCGTCAAATCCAAATTTTAAGGATCAGCAAGGTTCTGTCAGAATAGGTAATAATACACAAATTCGTGAATATGTTACGATTACTAGATCTATTGGAAGTGGACAAGAAACACAGATTGGCTCGAATTGTCTATTATCAGCCTATAGTCATGTTTCTCACAATTGTATTATTGGAAACTCTGTGATCATGTCGAATGCTGTAAATCTTGCAGAGTACGTGACCATTGAGGATCGTGCAACAATCGGCGGGATAACAACTATTCATAGCTATGTAAAAATCGGAAGGGGCGTTATGGTAGGCGGTATTTCTAAAGTCGTTGAAAATATACCCCCTTTTCTTATGGTTAGTGGTAATCCGGTAAAAGCTTTTGGCCTTAATAATATTGGTATGAAACGCGCAGGTATTATTGAAAAAAATCGCCGAATTTTAAAGAAAGCTTATAAAATTTTGTACTTTTCTGGACTGGAACTTTCTCATGCCATAGAACTATTAGAGCAACAACCTATTTTGTGTGAAGAGCTGGAATGTTTCATGACATTTTTACACAATAATCATGGCGGTATTTGTAGCGTAGCCCATGAATCAAAGACCAATTTAAAACAAGCTAATGGGTAA
- a CDS encoding outer membrane beta-barrel protein: MNKIAGLIIILLIMASTICLASPLTDYSLGKVSINVNFGTPSLTSNNWSSTANLNPSYNVTAGMGFGFAGQYIYNDFKPKTPNGIREIRAQQINLLTNQVNKFGNISAFIGESKTQIIGDIAKNGIVAGLVCTVPIMPNTHAYATVSTGTYVDSYEMGIGYTFAQNIELNLDYRNANYKGLTSDDITVKGPYGGLVYNF, translated from the coding sequence ATGAATAAAATAGCTGGATTAATAATTATCTTACTTATTATGGCATCTACTATTTGCTTGGCTAGTCCATTGACTGACTATTCTTTAGGAAAAGTATCAATCAACGTAAACTTTGGAACTCCGAGTCTAACTTCTAATAATTGGAGTTCGACGGCAAATCTGAATCCCAGTTATAATGTTACAGCAGGTATGGGATTTGGATTTGCCGGGCAATACATTTATAATGATTTCAAACCAAAAACTCCCAACGGCATCCGCGAAATCAGAGCACAGCAAATCAATCTACTTACTAATCAAGTGAATAAATTTGGCAATATCTCAGCTTTTATAGGAGAATCTAAGACTCAAATAATTGGTGATATCGCGAAAAATGGTATAGTTGCAGGTCTTGTATGTACTGTACCTATTATGCCAAACACTCACGCCTATGCTACTGTAAGTACTGGTACCTATGTGGATAGCTATGAAATGGGTATTGGATATACTTTCGCTCAAAATATTGAACTTAACTTGGACTACCGCAACGCAAACTATAAAGGATTGACCTCTGATGATATTACTGTAAAGGGGCCTTACGGTGGACTTGTCTACAATTTTTAG